A genomic window from Flintibacter sp. KGMB00164 includes:
- a CDS encoding bifunctional 4-hydroxy-3-methylbut-2-enyl diphosphate reductase/30S ribosomal protein S1 translates to MKIRLAKSAGFCYGVKRAVELAESAAQSGEPCVMLGYIIHNSDVVDRLASQGVKVVEDPDQVPQGCGVIIRSHGESRETYERLEKRGARILDATCPNVKRIHQIVSQAEEQGRQPVIIGTPHHPEVTAIAGWCSHPVVLSGAQELEAWLQEDENRKNLPLTFVSQTTSTRKIWDGCVKKAKKECTNAEFFDTICGATSKRQEEAHQFAAQCDKMVVIGDGKSSNTKRLAEICRESCPDVQLIERAADLDLSRLAQAEVVGITAGASTPAWIIKEVCDKMSDEIMEIEKSFAELLEESIKTLNTGDKVTGTVVAITPTEIQVDLGTKHAGYIPVSELTDDPTAKVEDLVKVGDEIETFVVRVNDQEGVVTLSKKRLDVVKGWEEIETARENETVLEGVVTEDNKGGVVVSVKGIRVFVPASQTGLPRETPMSTLLKQKVRLVITEVNRARRRVVGSISRVLRAERAAAAEKVWAEIEDGKRYTGTVKSLTSYGAFVDIGGVDGMVHISELSWSRIKHPSEVVKVGDTVDVYVISADPEKKKISLGMKDHSQDPWTVFTSTYQVGDVANVRIVKLMTFGAFAEIVPGVDGLIHISQIADHRIEKPGDVLAEGDKVDVKITDVDMENKKVSLSIRALLEAAPAEEEPEVEE, encoded by the coding sequence ATGAAGATTCGTCTGGCCAAGTCCGCCGGCTTCTGCTACGGTGTGAAGCGGGCGGTGGAGCTGGCTGAGTCGGCCGCCCAGTCCGGCGAGCCCTGTGTCATGCTGGGCTATATCATCCACAACAGCGATGTGGTGGACCGCCTGGCCAGCCAGGGCGTGAAGGTAGTAGAGGATCCCGACCAGGTGCCCCAGGGGTGCGGCGTGATCATCCGCTCCCACGGGGAGAGCCGGGAGACCTATGAGCGCCTGGAGAAGCGGGGAGCCCGCATCCTGGACGCCACCTGCCCCAACGTCAAGCGTATCCATCAGATCGTTTCCCAGGCGGAGGAGCAGGGGAGACAGCCGGTGATCATCGGCACGCCCCATCATCCGGAAGTGACTGCCATTGCTGGCTGGTGCAGCCATCCGGTGGTACTCTCCGGCGCCCAGGAGCTGGAAGCGTGGCTCCAGGAGGACGAAAACAGGAAAAATCTTCCGCTGACTTTTGTCTCTCAAACCACCTCTACCAGAAAAATCTGGGACGGGTGCGTGAAAAAAGCAAAAAAAGAGTGTACAAACGCGGAATTTTTTGATACAATATGCGGAGCGACATCGAAACGCCAGGAGGAAGCCCATCAGTTCGCCGCGCAGTGCGACAAAATGGTGGTCATCGGCGACGGTAAAAGCTCCAACACCAAACGCTTGGCGGAGATTTGCCGGGAGTCCTGTCCGGATGTGCAGCTCATTGAGCGCGCAGCGGACCTGGATTTAAGCCGGCTGGCCCAGGCAGAAGTTGTCGGCATCACGGCGGGTGCTTCGACTCCCGCGTGGATAATAAAGGAGGTCTGTGACAAAATGAGCGATGAAATCATGGAGATCGAAAAATCCTTTGCGGAGCTGCTGGAGGAGTCGATCAAAACTTTGAATACGGGGGATAAGGTAACTGGTACTGTGGTTGCGATCACACCCACCGAGATCCAGGTTGATCTGGGCACCAAGCACGCCGGCTATATTCCCGTATCCGAGCTGACTGACGATCCCACCGCCAAGGTGGAGGATCTGGTCAAGGTCGGCGATGAGATCGAGACCTTTGTGGTCCGCGTCAACGACCAGGAGGGTGTTGTCACCCTGTCCAAGAAGCGCCTGGACGTGGTCAAGGGCTGGGAGGAGATCGAGACCGCCCGTGAGAACGAGACCGTGCTGGAGGGCGTGGTCACTGAGGACAACAAGGGCGGCGTGGTCGTGTCCGTGAAGGGCATTCGCGTGTTCGTTCCCGCTTCTCAGACTGGTCTGCCCCGCGAGACTCCCATGAGCACCCTGCTCAAGCAGAAGGTGCGCCTGGTGATCACCGAGGTCAACCGTGCCCGCCGCCGCGTGGTGGGTTCCATCAGCCGCGTGCTGCGCGCTGAGCGTGCTGCCGCCGCCGAGAAGGTCTGGGCCGAGATCGAGGACGGCAAGCGTTATACCGGCACCGTGAAGTCCCTGACTTCTTACGGCGCTTTCGTGGACATCGGCGGCGTGGACGGCATGGTTCACATCTCCGAGCTGTCCTGGTCCCGCATCAAGCACCCCTCTGAGGTGGTGAAGGTGGGCGACACTGTGGACGTGTACGTCATCTCTGCTGACCCCGAGAAGAAGAAGATCTCTCTGGGCATGAAGGATCACAGCCAGGATCCCTGGACTGTGTTCACCAGCACCTATCAGGTGGGCGACGTGGCCAACGTTCGCATCGTGAAGCTGATGACCTTCGGCGCTTTCGCCGAGATCGTTCCCGGCGTGGACGGCCTGATCCACATCTCCCAGATCGCCGATCACCGCATCGAGAAGCCCGGCGACGTGCTGGCTGAGGGCGATAAGGTGGACGTGAAGATCACCGACGTGGATATGGAGAACAAGAAGGTCTCCCTGTCCATCCGCGCTCTGCTGGAGGCTGCTCCCGCTGAGGAGGAGCCCGAGGTGGAGGAGTAA
- a CDS encoding CarD family transcriptional regulator, translating into MFQIGDKVVHPMHGAGIVDSIVQKKVNGVMREYYVLKLPVRAMVVMVPTENCEEIGVRPIVDREQADRVLAAIPDIQVEMTQNWNRRYRENMERIKSGDLFEVARVVKGLMLRDVQKGLSTGERKMLHSAKQILISEIVMCQSSSYEDVEACIDHALA; encoded by the coding sequence TTGTTTCAGATCGGAGATAAGGTGGTCCACCCCATGCACGGGGCGGGTATCGTAGACAGCATCGTACAAAAGAAGGTCAATGGGGTCATGCGGGAATACTATGTGTTGAAGCTGCCGGTGCGTGCCATGGTGGTCATGGTGCCCACAGAGAACTGTGAGGAGATCGGCGTGCGTCCCATTGTGGACCGGGAGCAGGCAGACCGGGTATTGGCAGCCATTCCGGACATCCAGGTGGAGATGACGCAGAACTGGAACCGCCGCTACCGGGAAAATATGGAGCGGATTAAAAGCGGTGACCTGTTCGAGGTGGCCCGGGTGGTAAAGGGACTGATGCTTCGGGATGTGCAGAAGGGCCTGTCCACCGGGGAGCGGAAGATGCTCCACTCTGCCAAGCAGATCCTCATCTCTGAGATCGTCATGTGCCAGAGCAGCAGCTATGAGGACGTGGAGGCGTGCATCGACCACGCCTTAGCTTGA
- the ispD gene encoding 2-C-methyl-D-erythritol 4-phosphate cytidylyltransferase, whose amino-acid sequence MAGLLSRLGRKQKKTVRAAVVVAAGSATRMEGIDKVLTPLADVPVLVRTLRVFQNCDDIDEIVVVTREDLLVEVSQLCKAFALDKVSKVVVGGKERINSVLCGLREVRQDAELIAIQDGARPFLTQEVLGKVLEKAEATGAAAPAIPVTDTIKRVENGLAVETPDRSSLFAVQTPQVFEAGLIRAAVEKAVEEGVALTDDCAAVERLGMKVSLTQGSRENIKITTPLDLFLGEAILDARDGRVL is encoded by the coding sequence ATGGCAGGATTGCTGTCCCGGCTGGGGCGGAAGCAGAAAAAAACGGTGCGTGCGGCGGTGGTAGTAGCTGCTGGCTCTGCCACCCGGATGGAGGGGATTGACAAGGTACTTACCCCTCTGGCTGACGTGCCGGTGCTGGTGCGTACCCTGCGGGTGTTCCAGAACTGTGACGATATCGACGAGATCGTGGTGGTCACCCGGGAGGACCTGCTGGTGGAGGTGAGCCAGCTGTGCAAGGCCTTTGCCCTGGATAAGGTGAGCAAGGTTGTGGTAGGCGGCAAGGAGCGGATCAACTCGGTGCTGTGCGGCCTGCGGGAAGTGCGGCAGGATGCGGAGCTTATTGCCATCCAGGACGGAGCGCGGCCCTTCCTGACCCAGGAGGTCTTAGGGAAGGTGCTGGAAAAGGCGGAGGCCACCGGAGCTGCCGCTCCCGCCATCCCGGTGACCGATACCATTAAGCGGGTGGAGAACGGACTGGCCGTGGAGACCCCGGACCGCTCGTCTCTCTTTGCGGTACAGACGCCCCAAGTGTTTGAGGCGGGGCTCATCCGGGCAGCGGTAGAAAAGGCGGTGGAGGAGGGCGTAGCCCTCACCGATGACTGCGCCGCCGTGGAGCGGCTGGGGATGAAGGTATCTCTTACCCAGGGAAGCCGGGAGAATATCAAGATCACCACGCCATTGGACCTGTTCCTAGGCGAGGCGATCCTGGACGCCAGAGACGGGAGGGTACTGTGA
- the ispF gene encoding 2-C-methyl-D-erythritol 2,4-cyclodiphosphate synthase: protein MRIGHGYDVHRLVEGRKLILGGVEVPHTLGLLGHSDADVLTHAVMDALLGAAALGDIGRHFPDTDPAYKGADSLVLLDHVMTLLDQAGWKVGNVDATILAQKPKLAPHIPQMRDNLARHMGVEPEQVNVKATTEEKLGFTGAEQGIAAHAVCLLEQK from the coding sequence ATGCGCATTGGACATGGATACGACGTACACCGCCTGGTAGAGGGGCGCAAGCTCATTTTGGGCGGGGTAGAGGTGCCCCACACGTTGGGGCTATTGGGCCACTCGGACGCCGATGTGCTCACCCATGCAGTCATGGACGCCCTTCTGGGTGCGGCAGCTCTGGGTGATATCGGCCGCCATTTCCCGGATACCGATCCGGCCTACAAGGGAGCGGACAGTCTGGTTTTGCTGGACCATGTAATGACTCTGCTGGACCAGGCGGGCTGGAAGGTAGGCAATGTAGATGCGACTATTCTGGCTCAGAAGCCCAAGTTGGCCCCCCATATCCCTCAGATGCGGGACAATCTGGCCCGACACATGGGAGTGGAGCCGGAACAGGTGAATGTGAAAGCCACCACCGAGGAGAAGCTGGGCTTTACCGGTGCGGAGCAGGGCATTGCCGCCCACGCGGTGTGCCTGCTGGAACAAAAATAA
- a CDS encoding DUF3343 domain-containing protein → MLYYLIICRSLTYAQRTAAALGRTGITAHIFRTPRQIAGEGCSHCVKIRQHDLEDALAVLHQVGLPPKRVFLADNGGGYEEVRL, encoded by the coding sequence ATGCTCTATTATCTTATCATCTGCCGGTCCCTCACCTACGCCCAGCGCACCGCCGCCGCTCTGGGGCGGACGGGGATCACGGCTCATATTTTCCGTACTCCCCGGCAGATTGCCGGAGAGGGCTGCAGTCACTGCGTCAAGATCCGCCAACATGATCTGGAGGACGCCCTGGCGGTGCTGCACCAGGTGGGACTTCCGCCCAAGCGGGTCTTTCTGGCGGATAACGGCGGCGGATATGAGGAGGTGCGTCTGTGA
- a CDS encoding aminotransferase class V-fold PLP-dependent enzyme, with product MIYLDSAATTLQKPPQVARASAWAMGHLASPGRGGHSAAMAAADTAFACRQEAARLFHLSDPERVVFTFNATHGLNIAIKSLVRPGSTVVISGYEHNAVTRPLHAIPNVTVRVAESPLFDRKGAVEAFRSAITPEVSAVVCCHVSNVFGFILPVEEIAELCRERNVPLIVDASQSAGCVPLDMEALGTAYMAMPGHKGLYGPQGTGLLLCGDTAPQPLLEGGTGSASLVQTMPDFLPDRLEAGTHNVTGIAGLLEGLRFVRRTGVENIGRRESALIRRLSANLEQIPGITLFRAQDPRTQAGVLSLQVEGMDSEELGERLGRRGVAVRAGLHCAPMAHKTAGTLEEGTVRLSVSAFNQPWEMDAAARQLRQVCSRAGV from the coding sequence GTGATCTATTTGGACAGTGCTGCCACCACCCTGCAAAAGCCGCCTCAGGTAGCCCGGGCCTCGGCCTGGGCGATGGGGCATCTGGCCAGTCCCGGCCGGGGAGGGCACTCCGCCGCCATGGCGGCGGCGGATACCGCCTTTGCCTGCCGCCAGGAGGCCGCCCGCCTGTTCCACCTCTCCGACCCGGAGCGGGTGGTTTTTACCTTTAACGCCACCCACGGCCTGAACATTGCCATCAAATCTCTGGTGCGGCCGGGGAGCACCGTGGTCATTTCCGGTTATGAGCACAACGCCGTCACCCGGCCCCTTCATGCCATCCCAAACGTCACGGTGCGGGTGGCAGAGAGCCCTCTTTTTGACCGGAAGGGAGCGGTGGAGGCCTTCCGGAGCGCCATCACGCCGGAGGTATCTGCCGTGGTGTGCTGCCACGTCTCCAATGTGTTCGGGTTCATCCTGCCCGTGGAGGAGATTGCCGAGCTGTGCCGGGAGCGGAACGTCCCTCTCATCGTGGACGCATCCCAGTCGGCAGGGTGCGTCCCTCTGGATATGGAGGCGCTGGGCACGGCCTATATGGCCATGCCAGGGCACAAGGGACTCTATGGCCCCCAGGGCACCGGCCTGCTCCTGTGCGGCGACACGGCGCCACAGCCTCTGCTGGAGGGGGGGACGGGGTCGGCCTCCCTGGTGCAGACCATGCCCGACTTTTTGCCCGACCGCCTGGAGGCGGGGACCCACAATGTGACAGGCATTGCCGGGCTGTTGGAGGGGCTGCGTTTTGTGCGGCGAACCGGAGTGGAGAACATCGGCCGCCGGGAGAGCGCACTGATCCGCCGCCTGTCCGCCAATTTGGAGCAAATCCCAGGGATCACTCTGTTCCGCGCCCAGGACCCCAGAACCCAGGCAGGGGTGCTCTCCCTCCAGGTGGAGGGGATGGACAGCGAGGAGCTGGGAGAGCGGCTGGGGCGGCGGGGAGTGGCCGTGCGGGCGGGCCTGCACTGTGCCCCTATGGCCCACAAGACGGCGGGGACGCTGGAGGAGGGAACCGTGCGCCTGAGTGTGTCCGCCTTCAACCAGCCCTGGGAGATGGACGCCGCGGCTCGGCAGCTGCGGCAGGTCTGTTCCAGAGCAGGAGTATAA
- a CDS encoding Bax inhibitor-1/YccA family protein translates to MAFDPYELDRDYGAPSGVITEAQYTTRTFLWMMLGLMVTFGVALVGWMTNATLYLFSAFPTIHLVILVVTLILSYSLSARIEKMSVASAQMMFLVFSALMGVTASTWLYLYQLTSIVFIFLATALYFGALAAYGHFTNRSLAGYKSILLSGLIFLILFGVLSLFIPGMTAFDSMISLFGIAIFLGYTAYDTQRIREFYYYYCGYPDMMEKASIFSALQLYMDFINLFLYLLRFLGRQRD, encoded by the coding sequence ATGGCTTTTGATCCTTATGAACTGGACCGGGACTACGGCGCGCCCAGCGGCGTAATTACCGAGGCACAATATACCACCCGCACCTTTCTGTGGATGATGCTGGGACTGATGGTCACCTTCGGCGTGGCCCTGGTGGGCTGGATGACCAACGCGACACTGTATCTGTTTTCTGCGTTTCCCACCATTCACCTGGTGATTTTGGTGGTGACGCTGATCTTGTCATACAGCCTATCGGCCCGGATTGAGAAAATGTCGGTAGCCTCAGCTCAGATGATGTTTCTTGTATTTTCTGCTCTGATGGGCGTTACCGCTTCTACCTGGCTGTACCTGTATCAACTGACCAGCATTGTGTTTATTTTCCTGGCCACCGCTCTCTACTTTGGAGCTCTGGCCGCCTATGGCCACTTTACCAACCGCAGCCTGGCCGGATACAAGTCGATCCTGCTCAGCGGGCTTATCTTCCTCATCCTGTTTGGGGTGCTATCTCTGTTTATCCCCGGCATGACCGCCTTTGACAGCATGATTTCTCTGTTTGGCATTGCCATCTTCCTGGGCTATACCGCCTATGACACCCAGCGCATCCGGGAGTTTTACTATTACTATTGCGGCTATCCCGATATGATGGAAAAGGCCTCCATTTTCTCCGCGCTGCAGCTGTATATGGACTTCATCAACCTCTTCTTGTACCTGCTGCGCTTCCTAGGCAGACAGAGAGACTGA
- a CDS encoding SulP family inorganic anion transporter, with amino-acid sequence MYLFRPQLLESLADYSRAKFMKDLVAGVIVAIIALPLSIALALASGVSPEQGLYTAIVAGFLISALGGSKVQIAGPTAAFASIVAGIVARNGMDGLAVATVLAGILLILMGVLRMGSMIKFIPYTITTGFTAGIAVTIVVGQLKDFFGVTFQNSPVETVEKLEEFFACFSTWSVSAVAVGCVALVIQIIWPRFFAKIPASLVAVIVTAAMVKLLHLPVNTIGDLYTISTDLPKFTLPTVNYDIVAAVLPDAFTIAILAAIESLLSCVVADEMTGSHHNSNMELVAQGVGNTASALFGGIPATGAIARTAANIKNGGVSPVAGMVHAGVLVLVLVLLMPYAALIPMPCIAAILFVVAYNMSGWRTFVRVVRQSPKSDTAVLLLTFFLTVAFDLVVAIGVGLTLACLLFMKRMADVAVVEEWEYVEDTQAGKGRFKHVPVHVMVYEINGPMFFGAADKIPHIDEGGEKRVLILRMRSVPALDITALKGLRRLWEECGRAGVQLVFSHVNEQPMSVLKKSGLYQQVGKENFCPNIDAALKRAMEL; translated from the coding sequence ATGTACTTATTCAGGCCCCAGCTTCTGGAGTCGTTGGCGGACTATTCCAGAGCAAAGTTTATGAAGGACCTGGTGGCAGGCGTCATTGTGGCCATTATTGCCCTGCCTTTGTCCATCGCCCTGGCCCTGGCATCCGGTGTTTCGCCGGAGCAGGGCTTGTATACGGCCATTGTAGCGGGATTTCTGATTTCGGCCCTGGGAGGAAGTAAGGTCCAGATCGCCGGTCCCACCGCGGCCTTTGCCTCCATTGTGGCAGGGATCGTGGCCCGGAACGGGATGGACGGTCTGGCGGTAGCCACGGTGCTGGCCGGTATCCTGCTGATCCTGATGGGTGTGCTGCGTATGGGCAGCATGATCAAGTTTATTCCCTACACCATCACCACCGGATTTACCGCAGGCATCGCGGTGACCATTGTGGTGGGGCAGCTGAAGGACTTCTTTGGCGTCACCTTCCAGAACTCTCCCGTTGAGACGGTAGAGAAGCTGGAGGAGTTTTTTGCGTGCTTTTCTACCTGGAGTGTAAGCGCTGTGGCGGTGGGATGTGTGGCGCTGGTCATTCAGATCATCTGGCCCAGATTTTTTGCCAAAATCCCTGCCTCGCTGGTGGCGGTGATCGTCACGGCGGCCATGGTCAAGCTGCTGCACCTGCCGGTGAACACCATCGGAGATCTGTATACCATCTCCACCGATCTGCCCAAGTTTACCCTGCCCACCGTCAATTATGATATCGTGGCGGCCGTTCTGCCCGATGCCTTCACCATCGCCATTCTGGCGGCCATCGAGTCGCTGCTGTCCTGCGTGGTGGCCGATGAGATGACGGGCTCCCATCATAACTCCAACATGGAGCTGGTAGCCCAGGGCGTGGGCAATACGGCATCTGCGCTGTTTGGCGGCATCCCGGCCACGGGAGCCATTGCCCGTACCGCCGCCAACATTAAAAACGGCGGCGTGTCCCCGGTGGCTGGCATGGTCCATGCGGGGGTGCTGGTGTTGGTGCTGGTGCTGCTGATGCCCTATGCGGCGCTGATTCCCATGCCCTGCATTGCAGCCATCTTGTTTGTGGTAGCCTACAATATGAGCGGCTGGCGCACCTTTGTACGGGTGGTCCGCCAGTCTCCCAAGAGTGATACGGCGGTGCTGCTGCTTACTTTTTTCCTGACGGTGGCCTTTGATCTGGTGGTGGCCATCGGCGTGGGTCTGACTCTGGCCTGCCTGCTGTTTATGAAGCGGATGGCCGATGTGGCCGTGGTGGAAGAGTGGGAATATGTGGAGGACACCCAGGCCGGAAAGGGACGATTCAAGCACGTGCCCGTCCATGTGATGGTCTATGAGATCAACGGTCCCATGTTCTTCGGCGCGGCGGATAAGATCCCCCATATCGACGAGGGGGGAGAAAAACGGGTGCTGATTTTGCGCATGCGCAGCGTACCTGCCCTGGATATCACCGCCCTGAAAGGGCTTCGGCGGCTGTGGGAGGAGTGCGGCCGTGCCGGTGTGCAGCTGGTCTTTTCCCATGTGAACGAGCAGCCCATGTCGGTGCTGAAAAAATCCGGGCTTTACCAGCAGGTGGGAAAGGAGAATTTCTGTCCCAACATTGACGCAGCGTTGAAGCGGGCTATGGAGCTATAA
- a CDS encoding nitroreductase family protein, with amino-acid sequence MDAQTCILTRRSVRQFTDQPVPHELLEDVVALAAYAPSWKNTQISRYLAIEDPAVRETIASEYCLAGANNPAIIRSAPLLVAQTFVKNRCGYERDGSFTTDREDGWQYYDCGIAAQTFCLAAHDLGLATVIMGVFDRKRLQEYLQVPEDQELMALIAVGYPAQVGGAPKRKGVDVLLSWK; translated from the coding sequence ATGGACGCTCAGACCTGTATTCTCACCCGGCGCAGTGTGCGCCAGTTTACCGACCAGCCCGTGCCCCACGAGCTGCTGGAGGATGTGGTAGCCCTGGCTGCCTACGCTCCCAGTTGGAAAAACACCCAGATCAGCCGTTATCTGGCCATTGAAGACCCCGCTGTGCGGGAGACCATCGCTTCGGAATACTGCCTGGCCGGGGCCAACAACCCCGCTATCATCCGCAGCGCTCCCCTGCTGGTGGCCCAGACCTTCGTAAAGAACCGCTGCGGCTACGAGCGGGACGGCTCCTTCACCACCGACCGGGAGGATGGCTGGCAGTATTACGACTGCGGCATCGCCGCTCAGACCTTCTGTCTGGCCGCCCATGATTTGGGTTTGGCTACCGTGATTATGGGCGTGTTTGACCGCAAGCGGCTGCAGGAATATCTCCAGGTCCCCGAGGATCAGGAGCTCATGGCGCTCATCGCCGTGGGTTATCCCGCTCAGGTTGGCGGGGCTCCCAAGCGCAAGGGTGTAGACGTACTTCTGTCCTGGAAATAA
- a CDS encoding immunoglobulin-like domain-containing protein: MKRWLTLTLAGLLALSLAGCGSSNGAGSSAPQGINSSSSESSSVQTAEDPWGLTLSVKDVTPTGLTLVITQQGGSPSGELQYGGAYTLEVEQDGAWQNVPDIVDGNFAWDGMAYLVTMDGETEQAVDWNWLFGPLSPGHYRLSKEFMDFRDTGDYDTQLYEVEFDIP; encoded by the coding sequence ATGAAACGATGGCTTACCCTTACCCTAGCCGGCCTGCTGGCCCTGTCCCTGGCTGGCTGCGGCAGTTCGAACGGTGCGGGTTCCTCTGCACCTCAGGGAATCAACTCCAGCTCCTCTGAATCATCCTCTGTCCAGACCGCAGAGGATCCCTGGGGTCTTACCCTGTCGGTAAAAGACGTGACCCCCACCGGCCTGACTTTGGTCATCACCCAGCAGGGCGGCAGCCCCAGCGGCGAGTTGCAGTACGGCGGCGCATACACCCTGGAGGTGGAACAGGACGGCGCGTGGCAGAACGTCCCCGACATCGTGGATGGAAACTTTGCCTGGGATGGTATGGCCTATCTGGTCACCATGGACGGAGAAACGGAACAGGCCGTGGACTGGAATTGGCTCTTCGGTCCCCTCTCCCCCGGCCACTACCGCTTAAGCAAAGAGTTTATGGATTTCCGGGACACAGGAGACTATGACACCCAGCTCTATGAGGTAGAATTTGATATCCCATAA
- the ruvC gene encoding crossover junction endodeoxyribonuclease RuvC: MIILGIDPGVATIGFGVIKAQRGKNTLIQYGVITTPPGIPLSSRLLQISNDMEELIRTFHPDEMAVEELFFSKNITTGIAVAHGRGVILLAAEKLGVPVFEYTPMQVKQAVAGYGGADKRQVMLMTQRLLNMKQIPRPDDAADALALAICHGRSATSLLNTERVFDPKKYDTR, translated from the coding sequence ATGATCATCTTAGGCATCGACCCCGGAGTGGCCACGATCGGCTTTGGGGTCATCAAGGCCCAGCGAGGGAAAAACACCCTCATTCAGTACGGGGTCATCACCACGCCGCCGGGCATCCCACTGTCCAGCCGGCTGCTGCAAATTTCCAACGACATGGAGGAGCTGATCCGCACCTTCCATCCCGACGAGATGGCGGTGGAGGAGCTCTTCTTCAGTAAAAATATTACTACCGGCATCGCCGTGGCCCATGGCCGGGGAGTGATCCTCCTGGCGGCGGAAAAGCTGGGGGTGCCGGTGTTTGAGTACACCCCCATGCAGGTTAAGCAGGCAGTGGCGGGCTATGGAGGCGCGGACAAACGCCAGGTGATGCTGATGACCCAGCGGCTACTGAACATGAAGCAGATCCCACGGCCCGACGACGCCGCCGACGCCCTGGCCCTGGCTATCTGCCATGGCCGCTCGGCCACGTCCCTTTTGAATACGGAGCGGGTCTTTGACCCCAAGAAATACGACACGAGGTAA
- the ruvA gene encoding Holliday junction branch migration protein RuvA, with amino-acid sequence MFYYLNGTVAHIEPYLVVIDCGGVGYACRTTSYTLSALKKGEKGKVFTHLNVREDAMELYGFATQEELNLFQQLISVSGVGPKAALSILSSNTPANLALSIITGDEKALTCAQGIGKKIAQRVILELKDKLAKGQAVNGAGETYGGTGVTVIPENKLSEASAALAVLGYSQGEINVALKGIDLDSLTLEQIIKQALKKMMKG; translated from the coding sequence ATGTTTTACTATCTCAACGGCACCGTGGCCCACATCGAGCCTTACCTGGTGGTCATCGACTGCGGCGGGGTGGGTTATGCCTGCCGCACTACCAGCTATACCCTGTCTGCACTGAAAAAGGGTGAAAAGGGAAAAGTCTTTACACACTTGAATGTCCGGGAGGACGCCATGGAGCTCTATGGCTTTGCCACCCAGGAAGAGCTGAATCTGTTTCAGCAGCTTATTTCTGTTTCCGGTGTTGGTCCCAAGGCGGCTTTGTCCATCCTGTCCTCTAATACCCCGGCTAACCTGGCCCTCAGCATTATCACCGGGGATGAGAAGGCACTCACCTGCGCTCAGGGTATCGGCAAGAAGATCGCCCAGCGAGTAATTCTGGAGCTGAAGGACAAGCTGGCCAAGGGTCAGGCGGTGAACGGGGCAGGGGAGACCTACGGCGGCACCGGAGTGACCGTCATTCCCGAAAACAAACTCTCTGAGGCCAGCGCCGCCCTGGCGGTGCTGGGCTACAGCCAGGGAGAGATCAATGTGGCCCTCAAGGGCATCGACCTGGACAGTCTTACCCTGGAGCAGATCATCAAGCAGGCCCTGAAAAAGATGATGAAGGGGTGA
- a CDS encoding DUF3784 domain-containing protein: MLIVFLGMIALFLVLGLIFSRGKGAFLIAGYNTASKEEKARYDEKALCRFMGKIMFALAGCQGIMALGILVVGMWLFWVGIAAFLAVAFGTVIYANTRNRFQKKSK, from the coding sequence GTGCTGATTGTCTTTCTCGGCATGATCGCCCTGTTTCTTGTGCTGGGGCTGATCTTCTCCCGGGGAAAGGGAGCTTTCCTCATTGCCGGGTACAACACCGCATCCAAGGAAGAGAAGGCCAGGTATGACGAGAAAGCTCTGTGCCGCTTCATGGGCAAAATCATGTTCGCCCTGGCCGGATGCCAGGGAATTATGGCACTGGGGATACTTGTGGTCGGCATGTGGCTGTTTTGGGTGGGAATCGCCGCCTTCCTGGCGGTGGCATTCGGGACCGTGATCTACGCCAACACCAGAAACCGCTTCCAAAAGAAATCCAAGTGA